A DNA window from Patescibacteria group bacterium contains the following coding sequences:
- a CDS encoding fibronectin type III domain-containing protein has translation MKKNLLVCVSAFLSVLFLPTLAMAAGISVSSGSLKYPGDEATGTVTASGTTFNAFSGTIGSGGVIKIVSCSPGDALWVNKPNGAGSFAGALTEPVSSFRIASCKLRASTTGSGTFSVSGVSLADKGPIVGTDGDSTSFSIVRRPTPPGAISISSATHADQNTSYEANTVILSWDRPSNITGFSYLLDQTADTIPGAKVTSNEMTVTYADQAIGTYYFHIRGQNNDGFGDTSHFKIMIKEPDPKIKEEIAKPSDISISKTSDFKNIIADGTASGIKISGLTLPEYMANIKLEPSPKIPEGKLMSAKADANGRFEFLIDFPIPAGSYILTVQGQNNKTLTPVSDPIRFELSQKEGGSIQIVTASDENVPIIPPKKWHEKVNWLAVSIAIASLWLISAAIIVTLAVRKKINLKKFTKLIG, from the coding sequence ATGAAGAAAAATTTGTTAGTATGCGTATCGGCGTTCTTGTCAGTTTTATTTTTGCCCACGCTTGCCATGGCGGCTGGTATTTCTGTCTCGTCTGGCAGTCTGAAATACCCAGGAGATGAAGCTACTGGCACCGTTACGGCTAGCGGCACTACTTTTAATGCCTTTTCGGGGACGATCGGGTCCGGCGGCGTGATCAAAATAGTGAGCTGTTCTCCTGGAGATGCCCTCTGGGTAAACAAGCCAAACGGAGCTGGCAGTTTTGCCGGAGCTTTGACTGAGCCAGTTTCCTCATTTCGGATCGCTTCCTGCAAATTGAGAGCTAGTACGACAGGCAGTGGAACATTCTCTGTCTCTGGAGTATCTCTGGCCGACAAAGGACCTATCGTCGGGACTGATGGCGACAGCACATCCTTCAGCATCGTTCGCCGTCCGACGCCCCCAGGTGCTATCTCCATCTCTTCGGCGACTCACGCTGACCAAAATACGTCCTACGAAGCGAACACCGTCATCTTGTCCTGGGATCGGCCAAGCAATATTACCGGTTTCTCCTATCTTCTCGATCAGACCGCTGACACTATTCCTGGCGCGAAGGTGACCTCCAATGAGATGACCGTCACTTATGCGGATCAAGCAATCGGGACATATTATTTCCATATCCGAGGACAGAACAATGATGGCTTTGGCGACACTTCGCATTTCAAAATTATGATCAAGGAGCCAGATCCAAAGATTAAGGAAGAAATTGCCAAACCCTCCGATATTTCAATCTCAAAAACAAGCGACTTCAAAAATATTATAGCTGACGGCACCGCATCAGGTATCAAGATCTCAGGCCTGACACTGCCAGAGTATATGGCTAACATCAAATTGGAACCATCGCCAAAGATACCTGAGGGCAAATTGATGTCGGCCAAGGCTGACGCCAATGGCAGATTTGAATTCCTGATCGACTTTCCGATACCAGCAGGGTCGTATATTTTGACAGTTCAGGGTCAAAACAACAAAACTTTAACCCCAGTCTCCGATCCGATTCGCTTCGAGCTCTCTCAAAAAGAGGGTGGATCAATCCAAATTGTTACGGCAAGCGATGAAAATGTCCCCATTATTCCACCCAAGAAATGGCATGAAAAAGTAAATTGGTTGGCGGTTTCTATCGCAATAGCTTCGCTTTGGTTGATTTCCGCAGCCATAATTGTTACTTTGGCAGTAAGGAAAAAGATAAATTTGAAGAAATTCACTAAATTGATTGGTTAG
- a CDS encoding PfkB family carbohydrate kinase encodes MANLIIAGTIGLDNIEAPFGKVERTLGGSGTFAATAASYFTDSALVSIAGLDFPDQYSKFLESRKIDLTGVEKKGETFAWSGFYEFDMNEAQTKETKLNSLASFDPELPDSYKDASFLFLANIDPTVQLSILKQMRGKPFVVADTMDYWIGSKKAELLEVIKKVNLIVLNEGEARQLFNEPNLIKAGKKLLELGPEYAVIKKGEHGALLFSLKGYFSAPGYPLEELKDPTGCGDSFAGGMIGYLAKTNDTTFDNIKKAVVYGSAVASCCAEDFSVNYTKNIQYKDIKERYDVFKQIREF; translated from the coding sequence ATGGCTAACTTAATAATTGCTGGGACAATAGGGCTAGATAACATTGAAGCTCCTTTTGGTAAAGTCGAGCGTACGCTTGGCGGGAGCGGAACTTTTGCGGCCACAGCGGCTTCTTATTTTACAGATTCTGCCTTAGTTAGCATTGCCGGTCTAGATTTCCCCGACCAATATTCTAAGTTTTTGGAGAGTCGGAAGATTGATCTGACTGGAGTAGAGAAAAAAGGCGAAACTTTCGCTTGGTCTGGTTTCTACGAGTTCGATATGAACGAGGCACAGACCAAAGAGACGAAGCTCAATTCTCTCGCTTCTTTTGACCCAGAACTGCCAGATTCATACAAAGATGCAAGCTTCTTGTTCCTAGCCAATATTGATCCGACAGTTCAATTGAGCATCTTGAAACAGATGCGGGGCAAACCTTTCGTCGTAGCCGATACTATGGACTACTGGATAGGCAGCAAGAAGGCAGAACTTCTAGAAGTAATCAAAAAGGTCAATCTAATCGTGCTAAATGAGGGCGAAGCGAGACAATTATTCAATGAGCCAAATTTGATTAAAGCAGGGAAGAAATTGTTGGAATTAGGGCCTGAATACGCCGTTATTAAGAAAGGGGAACATGGTGCGCTTCTCTTCTCTCTCAAAGGCTATTTCTCGGCCCCTGGCTATCCGCTCGAAGAACTGAAAGATCCGACCGGTTGCGGTGATTCATTCGCTGGGGGCATGATCGGTTATCTGGCCAAGACAAACGACACAACTTTTGATAATATCAAAAAAGCTGTTGTCTACGGTTCGGCCGTGGCTTCATGTTGTGCTGAGGATTTCAGTGTCAACTACACCAAGAATATTCAATATAAAGATATAAAGGAACGTTATGACGTCTTCAAACAAATCAGAGAATTTTAA
- the ahcY gene encoding adenosylhomocysteinase, translating into MTSSNKSENFKVADISLADWGRKEIKLAEQEMPGLMSTRREYGPAKPLKGARIAGCLHMTIQTAVLIETLVELGAEVRWSSCNIFSTQDHAAAAIAKAGIPVFAWKGETEEEYWWCVEESLKFKGGKGPNMILDDGGDLTVLVAEKHPELVDEILGVSEETTTGVHRLYQMAEKGTLKFRAINVNDSVTKSKFDNKYGCRESLADGIKRATDIMIAGKTVVIAGYGDVGKGCTQSMRGFGARVLVTEIDPINALQAAMEGFEVVTMETAAKIGDIFVTTTGCCDVIRGEHLAKMKSGTIVCNIGHFDSEINVRWLETNAKEENIQPQVDKFTLKNGNDIILLSRGRLVNLGNAHGHPSFVMSASFTNQCLAQIALFTETDKYEKGKVYTLSKELDEKVARLHLDHLNVKLTTLTTEQAKYLGLKKSGPFKPDNYRY; encoded by the coding sequence ATGACGTCTTCAAACAAATCAGAGAATTTTAAGGTCGCCGATATTTCTCTTGCTGACTGGGGTCGCAAGGAAATAAAATTGGCCGAGCAGGAAATGCCAGGGCTCATGTCGACTCGTCGTGAATATGGCCCTGCCAAGCCGCTCAAGGGCGCCAGGATTGCTGGTTGCCTCCATATGACGATACAGACAGCCGTTTTGATCGAGACGCTGGTAGAATTGGGCGCAGAGGTTCGTTGGAGCTCCTGCAATATTTTCTCGACCCAGGACCATGCCGCCGCCGCGATTGCCAAGGCTGGCATCCCAGTTTTCGCCTGGAAAGGTGAGACCGAGGAAGAATACTGGTGGTGTGTAGAAGAGTCTCTCAAGTTCAAAGGTGGCAAAGGCCCAAACATGATATTGGATGATGGCGGCGACCTGACTGTCTTGGTCGCTGAAAAGCACCCAGAATTGGTCGACGAAATCTTGGGCGTCTCAGAAGAGACGACGACCGGTGTTCACCGACTTTATCAGATGGCCGAGAAGGGAACTCTCAAATTCAGAGCTATTAATGTCAACGACTCAGTAACAAAATCAAAATTCGACAACAAATATGGCTGTCGTGAAAGTTTGGCTGATGGTATCAAGAGAGCGACTGATATTATGATCGCCGGCAAGACTGTCGTCATTGCTGGTTATGGCGATGTTGGAAAGGGTTGCACTCAGAGCATGCGTGGCTTTGGCGCTCGTGTATTGGTCACCGAAATCGATCCAATCAATGCTCTCCAGGCGGCGATGGAAGGATTCGAAGTTGTGACGATGGAGACAGCGGCTAAGATTGGAGACATATTTGTCACCACTACCGGCTGTTGCGACGTGATCCGAGGCGAGCATTTGGCCAAAATGAAATCGGGAACGATTGTCTGCAACATCGGGCATTTTGATTCGGAGATCAATGTCAGATGGCTCGAGACAAACGCCAAAGAAGAAAATATCCAACCTCAAGTTGATAAATTCACCTTGAAGAATGGCAATGACATCATCCTGCTATCTCGTGGCCGACTGGTGAATCTGGGGAATGCCCATGGCCATCCAAGTTTCGTCATGAGTGCTTCGTTCACCAATCAATGTCTGGCCCAGATCGCACTATTCACCGAGACTGACAAATACGAAAAAGGCAAAGTTTACACTTTGTCCAAAGAGCTCGACGAGAAGGTTGCCCGTCTTCATCTAGACCATCTCAATGTCAAACTTACCACTCTCACCACAGAACAAGCCAAATATCTCGGTCTCAAAAAATCTGGTCCATTCAAGCCAGACAACTACAGATACTAG
- a CDS encoding glycosyltransferase family 1 protein — MIIGVDTRELGERKTGKGWYVYHVLKRMLERDHENTYLLYSNKEIDFPHFKNAKLVKVESGGIGWHFKVNSRLGKDGVDLYWAPTSPIVPAIAKIPTVHTIHDLSNLIFPQTHTWKGILVDKIFTYWAVKRTKKVITISEATQKDILSFYPFAKGKIEITPLGFDQAFKPMTDSEIAPILAEDKLKPGYILFVGTLEPRKNIETILGAFAKLDPKTQEAHPLIICGKKGWLYENIFAKVDQLNLKDKVKFLEHKGLRELPALYNGASVFVFPSLYEGFGLPPLEAMACGKAVIVSNVSSLPEVVGDAGILIEPKDADNLAQNITKILSDNNYRQDLEQRGLRRAKEFSWEKTADQTRDILSNILK, encoded by the coding sequence ATGATAATCGGCGTTGATACAAGAGAATTGGGCGAGAGGAAGACTGGCAAGGGCTGGTATGTTTACCATGTCCTGAAAAGGATGCTGGAAAGAGATCACGAAAATACCTATCTTTTGTATTCTAACAAAGAAATCGATTTTCCTCACTTCAAAAATGCCAAACTGGTCAAAGTCGAGAGCGGAGGGATTGGTTGGCATTTCAAGGTAAACAGTCGATTGGGAAAGGATGGGGTCGATCTATATTGGGCTCCGACTAGCCCAATCGTACCAGCAATCGCCAAGATCCCGACCGTTCATACCATCCATGATCTTTCAAACTTGATCTTCCCCCAAACACACACCTGGAAAGGAATCTTGGTCGACAAAATTTTCACTTATTGGGCAGTCAAGAGGACGAAAAAAGTCATAACTATTTCAGAGGCGACCCAAAAAGATATCTTGAGTTTCTATCCTTTCGCAAAGGGAAAAATTGAGATTACGCCGCTCGGCTTCGACCAAGCTTTCAAACCCATGACTGATAGCGAAATCGCACCAATTCTGGCGGAAGACAAACTCAAACCTGGCTATATTCTCTTCGTCGGGACACTCGAGCCCAGGAAAAATATTGAGACGATACTAGGCGCATTTGCCAAGTTAGACCCCAAAACGCAAGAAGCTCATCCGCTCATAATTTGCGGCAAGAAGGGTTGGCTTTATGAGAATATATTTGCCAAAGTCGATCAGCTGAATCTCAAAGACAAGGTCAAATTCCTGGAGCACAAGGGGCTCAGAGAGCTACCAGCGCTTTATAATGGGGCTTCGGTCTTCGTCTTCCCGTCTCTATATGAAGGGTTTGGTTTGCCACCGCTCGAAGCAATGGCCTGCGGCAAGGCAGTCATCGTAAGCAATGTTAGCTCTCTGCCAGAGGTAGTCGGAGACGCTGGCATTTTGATAGAGCCAAAAGACGCCGATAATCTGGCACAAAATATTACAAAAATACTAAGCGACAACAACTATCGCCAAGATCTAGAGCAAAGAGGATTGAGAAGAGCGAAAGAGTTCTCCTGGGAAAAAACTGCCGATCAGACCAGAGACATACTGTCGAATATATTGAAATAA
- a CDS encoding glycosyltransferase, with protein MKFSIIIPTLNRYGVLKDTIDLLLREKSLIEEILIIDQSEDVDKPFLDFVAKIPIIKYFHLDVPNAPAARNFAARKATGELVLFLDDDIIPVEGFLAKHLKNYEDKSISAVTGRVVLPHEKGVFTSGKANHITKTGNIIVNWTSRDREEVNTVAGGNFSIYREIIAKAGYYDENYIGNAMREESDFVLRVVAAGYKIIFDPEAEIIHLAHKSGGGRQKSRIDWYFDFFHNEYYFFLKNFSHIYLLCFFWRKLRPILACMFFYGKGKAKALKTPFWAFAQAKKDFDLIKAK; from the coding sequence ATGAAATTTTCAATTATCATCCCAACTCTCAATCGATACGGTGTGCTCAAAGATACAATCGATCTTTTGCTTCGAGAAAAATCTTTGATTGAGGAAATTTTGATTATCGATCAGTCTGAAGATGTCGACAAACCTTTCCTCGATTTTGTGGCCAAAATTCCGATTATCAAATATTTTCATTTGGATGTGCCAAACGCGCCAGCCGCCAGGAATTTCGCTGCTCGGAAGGCGACAGGGGAATTAGTATTATTCCTCGATGACGACATCATCCCGGTCGAAGGATTTCTAGCCAAGCACCTCAAGAATTATGAGGACAAGAGCATTTCTGCAGTGACTGGACGAGTCGTCCTACCTCATGAAAAGGGGGTTTTCACTTCCGGCAAGGCCAACCATATCACCAAGACTGGCAATATTATCGTCAACTGGACCAGCCGTGATCGAGAAGAAGTGAACACGGTCGCCGGAGGGAACTTCTCTATTTACCGAGAGATAATCGCCAAAGCTGGCTATTATGACGAGAATTATATTGGCAACGCCATGAGAGAAGAGAGCGATTTTGTCTTGAGAGTCGTGGCCGCTGGCTACAAAATAATTTTTGATCCAGAGGCCGAAATTATCCATCTGGCCCACAAAAGTGGTGGTGGCCGCCAAAAATCACGGATTGATTGGTACTTTGACTTTTTCCACAACGAGTACTATTTCTTCCTGAAGAACTTTTCACATATCTATCTTCTGTGTTTCTTCTGGCGCAAACTAAGGCCGATACTAGCCTGCATGTTCTTCTATGGCAAGGGAAAAGCAAAAGCGCTCAAAACTCCTTTTTGGGCCTTTGCTCAAGCCAAAAAGGACTTTGATTTAATCAAAGCTAAATAG
- a CDS encoding flippase, with protein MKEKRAIFISTASQIIVRFFTLAFTLIAVKLITNYLGTKGTGDYNTINTFLGFFIVIADLGLFSVAVREIAKNPEKERKILSNVLAIRIITAILAVIFAVIIMFSTKFSPEVKFGTLVGSGFIFFNLLSSVYDVVLQYKLQMQFSALAEFITRIITLIALYIVIKSHGNFYLIMATLTFSAILIYFFKKIFSDRLAKFRPEFDQKISKWIFDLAWPLGIVFVMNNLFFKIDTLMVAWIKGSVAVGIYSTAYKVIEVIVFMGGYFASSLKPVISREIDRDKEGVARIIQKSVNIMLILSLPVTIISVAFSREIILFISSPDFAIGAKALIVLSFTLPFIYLDTLLGEVLLASNARKLLVKIAVFILAFNFLTNLYFIPKYSYMGAAFTTLMSEIVLFGVNYYYTKKILPYSFDKKMIAKIFAISLISYFFAVAVKQATSWHFLIIMALTLVLYILLLNAWKILTLASLKELRKSDQ; from the coding sequence ATGAAAGAAAAACGAGCCATTTTTATCAGTACCGCTTCGCAAATAATTGTGCGATTTTTCACCTTGGCCTTTACTCTTATCGCGGTCAAACTGATCACAAACTATCTGGGAACCAAAGGAACCGGTGATTATAACACTATTAATACCTTCCTGGGCTTCTTCATTGTCATTGCTGACCTCGGTCTATTCTCTGTAGCCGTAAGGGAAATCGCCAAAAATCCAGAAAAAGAGAGAAAAATTCTTTCGAATGTCCTGGCGATTAGAATTATTACCGCGATCTTGGCTGTTATCTTTGCGGTGATAATAATGTTTTCTACAAAGTTCAGCCCAGAAGTAAAATTTGGCACTTTGGTCGGAAGCGGTTTTATTTTCTTCAATCTGCTCTCGAGCGTTTACGATGTCGTTTTGCAGTACAAATTGCAGATGCAGTTCTCTGCGCTAGCTGAGTTTATAACTCGAATTATTACTCTGATCGCCCTGTATATCGTAATCAAAAGTCATGGGAATTTTTACTTGATCATGGCGACACTTACCTTTTCGGCGATACTAATATATTTCTTCAAAAAGATTTTTTCTGATCGTCTGGCTAAATTCAGACCGGAATTCGACCAGAAAATATCAAAATGGATCTTCGATCTCGCTTGGCCTCTGGGAATCGTCTTCGTCATGAATAATCTGTTTTTCAAGATCGACACTCTGATGGTAGCCTGGATCAAAGGATCGGTTGCTGTCGGGATTTATTCAACAGCTTACAAAGTGATCGAGGTGATAGTTTTCATGGGCGGTTATTTTGCTAGTAGTTTGAAGCCTGTCATCTCCCGAGAGATAGATCGCGACAAAGAAGGCGTAGCCCGCATAATTCAAAAATCGGTAAATATTATGCTGATTCTTTCCCTGCCGGTCACTATCATCTCAGTCGCCTTTTCCAGAGAGATAATCCTCTTTATTAGTAGCCCAGATTTTGCAATTGGCGCGAAGGCCCTAATTGTCTTGTCCTTCACTCTACCATTTATTTATCTTGACACCTTGCTTGGTGAAGTGCTCCTGGCCAGCAACGCTCGGAAGTTACTTGTCAAAATAGCTGTTTTTATCTTGGCTTTCAACTTTTTGACGAATCTTTACTTCATTCCGAAATACTCATACATGGGCGCCGCCTTTACGACCCTAATGTCAGAAATAGTCTTGTTTGGCGTAAATTATTACTATACTAAGAAAATATTGCCCTATTCATTCGACAAAAAAATGATCGCAAAGATATTCGCGATTTCCTTGATCTCTTATTTTTTCGCCGTAGCGGTGAAACAGGCCACTTCTTGGCACTTCCTGATTATTATGGCTCTGACACTAGTTCTCTACATTCTTTTGCTTAATGCATGGAAGATACTCACTCTCGCAAGCTTGAAAGAACTGCGTAAAAGCGACCAATAG
- the metK gene encoding methionine adenosyltransferase — protein sequence MSYLFTSESVTEGHPDKMADQISDAVLDALLEKDEKSRVAVETLLTNGVAVVAGEVTTNAYVDMAKIARNVIKEIGYDGCGFHHSSSGVMTAIKEQSSDIAQGVDSFEQTAGGKIVKEDLEHLGAGDQGLMFGFACDETPELMPLPITLAHRLCQRLAEVRKKNIVKGLYPDGKSQVTVEYENDKPARIHTVLIAAQHAEDKDQKTLRKEITEKVIAPVLREYGFEIDKATKIYVNTTGKFVIGGPEGDTGLTGRKIIVDTYGGYARHGGGAFSGKDPSKVDRSGAYAARWVAKSVVASGLASKCEIQLAYAIGKPEPLSVYVNTSGTGKISDEAIAEKIAKNFDLRPGMIIKELKLRRPLYRQCAAYGHFGRPDLDLPWEKAKKIK from the coding sequence ATGAGTTATTTATTTACCTCCGAGTCAGTGACGGAGGGTCATCCTGACAAAATGGCGGATCAGATTTCCGACGCAGTTCTAGACGCGTTGCTTGAGAAGGACGAAAAATCCAGAGTCGCGGTAGAGACGTTGTTGACCAATGGTGTTGCCGTGGTAGCAGGTGAAGTTACGACCAACGCATACGTTGATATGGCCAAGATTGCGCGAAACGTAATCAAAGAGATCGGCTATGACGGTTGTGGCTTCCACCACTCATCCTCCGGTGTCATGACCGCGATCAAAGAACAGTCTTCGGACATCGCCCAGGGTGTTGATAGCTTCGAACAAACCGCTGGCGGCAAAATTGTGAAGGAAGACTTGGAGCATCTTGGTGCAGGGGATCAGGGCTTAATGTTTGGCTTTGCATGCGACGAAACACCAGAGCTGATGCCACTTCCGATCACGCTAGCGCACAGACTTTGCCAGCGTCTAGCTGAAGTTCGCAAGAAGAATATTGTCAAAGGTCTCTATCCTGATGGCAAATCTCAGGTCACTGTTGAATATGAAAATGACAAACCAGCCCGAATTCACACGGTCTTAATCGCCGCTCAACACGCAGAAGACAAAGACCAGAAGACTTTGAGAAAAGAAATCACCGAGAAAGTGATCGCTCCAGTGCTCAGGGAATATGGTTTTGAAATTGACAAAGCGACCAAGATTTATGTTAATACGACAGGTAAATTTGTGATCGGTGGCCCTGAGGGCGACACAGGTCTGACTGGCCGAAAAATTATTGTTGATACTTATGGTGGATATGCTCGTCATGGCGGAGGCGCTTTCTCGGGCAAAGATCCGTCGAAGGTTGACCGATCTGGCGCTTATGCCGCTCGTTGGGTCGCCAAGAGCGTTGTAGCTTCTGGGCTTGCTTCCAAATGCGAAATCCAGCTCGCCTACGCTATCGGCAAGCCAGAGCCATTGTCTGTTTACGTCAACACTTCGGGCACGGGTAAGATCTCTGATGAAGCAATCGCTGAAAAAATCGCCAAGAACTTTGATCTTCGTCCAGGTATGATCATCAAAGAGTTGAAACTTCGTCGACCACTCTATCGACAATGCGCCGCCTACGGCCATTTTGGCCGTCCAGATCTAGATCTGCCATGGGAAAAAGCTAAGAAGATCAAATAA
- a CDS encoding glycosyltransferase encodes MGDKSPLVSIIIPVYNGAKNLRQTIDSVLGQTFKDFELILVDDCSTDNSVEIIKSYGDKLRLIEHDKNAGAPAGTKNTGIKNSRGKYIAFSDHDDLWLSTKLAKQVDSLEKNSDAVANFANGFIFDDVKKIDLAARWPEIESVPSQKSILKALIKQNFILTTTGAVVRASVLKKLGGFDEKMKLADDYELWLRLAREGQLTFISEPLFRWRFHRTSLSHRVDKMLIDLVYCYKKIDGTWELDPVDKTFVQSQIGTYLIRLGNYYLEAKDYEKAKSNYQESEKYISSRSRELMRSILALSPSLASLIIKCKRRYSGWASRRQSSWMLDEVSGIN; translated from the coding sequence ATGGGCGATAAAAGTCCGCTGGTTTCGATCATCATTCCGGTTTACAACGGCGCCAAAAATCTGCGACAAACAATAGACTCAGTCCTTGGCCAAACGTTCAAAGATTTTGAATTGATTCTAGTTGACGATTGCTCGACCGACAATTCAGTTGAGATAATCAAGAGTTATGGCGACAAACTGCGTCTCATAGAACACGATAAGAACGCTGGTGCGCCGGCTGGGACCAAAAATACCGGAATCAAAAATTCTCGTGGCAAGTATATTGCCTTCTCTGACCATGACGATCTTTGGCTTTCGACCAAGCTGGCCAAACAAGTCGATTCTCTCGAGAAAAACTCTGACGCAGTTGCCAATTTCGCCAATGGTTTCATTTTCGATGATGTCAAAAAGATTGATCTTGCCGCCCGATGGCCCGAGATTGAGTCTGTGCCAAGCCAAAAGAGTATTTTGAAGGCTTTAATCAAGCAGAATTTTATCTTGACGACGACTGGCGCGGTGGTTAGAGCGTCAGTTTTGAAGAAACTCGGCGGTTTCGACGAAAAGATGAAGCTCGCTGATGATTATGAGCTTTGGCTTCGTCTAGCTCGAGAGGGACAACTTACCTTTATCTCGGAGCCGCTCTTTCGTTGGAGATTCCATCGTACCAGCCTCTCTCACAGAGTAGACAAAATGCTGATCGATCTGGTCTATTGCTACAAAAAAATAGATGGTACATGGGAGCTCGATCCTGTTGATAAAACTTTCGTCCAGAGCCAAATCGGGACTTACCTGATTCGACTCGGCAATTATTACCTAGAAGCGAAGGATTACGAGAAGGCCAAGTCAAACTATCAGGAATCAGAAAAATACATCTCAAGCAGAAGCCGAGAATTGATGAGATCAATCCTGGCTCTGTCCCCATCGTTGGCTTCACTCATTATCAAATGCAAACGTCGCTATTCTGGCTGGGCCTCAAGGCGACAATCAAGTTGGATGCTCGACGAAGTTTCAGGAATTAATTAA
- a CDS encoding DUF2304 domain-containing protein produces the protein MVIIAKILSMVIGIVVITKTFHDFRKKKENLIMSLFWIFTWLAVMVLAIFPPIIDEINRAIGGNDSGLNTFFGAAFVFLFFVTYRIYIKAHRLERQIHRMVMKIGLKDFEKQEEE, from the coding sequence ATGGTCATCATCGCCAAAATACTTTCCATGGTGATAGGGATAGTAGTCATCACCAAAACATTCCATGATTTTCGGAAGAAAAAAGAGAACCTCATAATGTCCCTCTTCTGGATATTTACCTGGCTGGCAGTGATGGTTCTGGCTATCTTCCCGCCGATCATCGACGAGATAAACCGTGCGATTGGCGGAAACGACTCCGGACTCAACACTTTCTTCGGGGCTGCCTTCGTCTTCTTGTTCTTCGTAACATACAGAATATATATCAAGGCCCACCGTCTCGAGAGACAAATACACAGGATGGTGATGAAGATCGGTCTCAAAGATTTTGAGAAACAGGAAGAAGAATGA
- a CDS encoding glycosyltransferase family 2 protein codes for MKLVIVIPAYNEEAAIEHVLKSLPKKIEGIDDIISLVVDDGSTDKTAEKASQHAGRLVQHAINLGVGAATITGLEAAKKLGADIVVTMDADGQHNPKDIRRVILPILEKNVDVVVGTRMYNAEGMPKFKIFGNHMMNVMTLIVFRKWSSDSQSGMKAFNRKALRKICLHSMGYEICSEIVGEIKRNRLKHLEVPIEVLYSSYSKQKGQSWMNGVNILTKILTIKIAGRK; via the coding sequence ATGAAACTCGTTATCGTCATCCCCGCTTATAATGAAGAAGCGGCCATTGAACATGTTTTGAAATCATTGCCCAAGAAGATCGAGGGTATCGATGATATTATTTCCTTAGTGGTCGACGATGGCTCTACCGACAAGACAGCCGAGAAAGCATCCCAGCACGCGGGCAGACTCGTCCAGCATGCTATCAATTTGGGTGTAGGAGCAGCCACAATCACAGGGTTGGAAGCTGCCAAAAAACTTGGTGCAGATATTGTCGTCACTATGGACGCAGACGGCCAGCACAATCCAAAAGATATTCGTAGAGTCATCCTGCCGATTTTGGAAAAAAATGTGGACGTGGTGGTCGGGACCAGAATGTATAACGCGGAAGGCATGCCGAAGTTCAAAATCTTTGGTAATCATATGATGAATGTGATGACCTTGATAGTGTTTCGTAAATGGTCTTCTGACTCTCAATCAGGCATGAAAGCATTTAACAGGAAAGCACTTAGAAAGATTTGCCTGCATTCGATGGGATACGAAATTTGTTCTGAGATTGTCGGCGAGATTAAGCGCAACAGGTTGAAGCACCTTGAAGTGCCGATCGAAGTCCTCTATTCAAGCTACTCCAAACAAAAAGGCCAGAGTTGGATGAACGGAGTTAATATTTTAACAAAAATACTAACCATTAAAATCGCAGGGAGAAAATAA